Proteins from a genomic interval of Thamnophis elegans isolate rThaEle1 chromosome 2, rThaEle1.pri, whole genome shotgun sequence:
- the LOC116502769 gene encoding zinc finger protein 260-like yields the protein MLEPLPPPAHRSTFWPKFCLFEFPSIEIPGSEQPLETMQRGEHVGHRSPQRNQGRLSKCSDCGKSFAYRSLLLIHRKLHTGNGSHLCFLCGKSFPGVWSFAKHVRSHPGLKPYKCGECRERFAKGSDLGAHQRIHQGKRSQESWKRWGRFPERRRLSRPQNSPTEEKPCKCVQCGLCFSQTSQLLKHQQIHTGGKPYQFLECGKSFRYKQLFRRHEKIHKAQSPYKCLECGKCFTRSSSLCKHHKTHTKDENKMCLECGKSFSSKSSRLKHQRIHTGEKPFQCPKCGRCFGYKSCLIRHQKIHTGERPHQCPDCGRCFIQKGHLIRHQKLHTGDRPYKCPKCEKRFAGSSELRKHQRTHCGEKLYKCNDCDKCFSFKETLFEHQSIHTGVKAYMCIECGTFFRTVRSLRSHENVHRGGKKFKCLECGKAFAYGSSLRIHWQTHTGEKCHKCSVCEKSFNRKYTLWKHQRSHLEKQYKCPECEKTFRSRYYLRKHEMIHKGEEPSKPVQKNEKCPECGRCFGYKSHLIRHQRLHTKDRPYQCSECEKTFVEAAELRRHQKGHTGERPYKCGECGKSFLTATLLRVHLRIHTGEKPYLCVECGKGFSQKQHLGRHHKIHSRVKP from the coding sequence atgctggagcccctccctcctcctgcccaTCGTTCAACCTTTTGGCCAAAGTTCTGCTTGTTTGAATTTCCTTCAATAGAAATCCCTGGAAGTGAGCAGCCCCTGGAGACTATGCAGAGGGGGGAACACGTTGGCCACAGGTCCCCCCAGAGGAATCAGGGGAGACTCTCCAAATGCTCCGATTGTGGGAAATCCTTTGCTTACCGGTCCCTCCTTTTGATTCACCGGAAGCTGCACACGGGGAATGGATCCCACCTGTGTTTCCTTTGTGGGAAATCCTTTCCTGGAGTGTGGAGCTTTGCCAAACATGTCCGGAGCCACCCAGGACTGAAGCCTTACAAATGTGGAGAGTGCAGGGAGCGTTTTGCTAAAGGCTCGGACCTTGGAGCCCATCAGCGAATCCACCAGGGAAAGAGATCTCAGGAGTCCTGGAAGCGCTGGGGAAGATTTCCTGAGAGACGGCGTCTCTCTAGGCCTCAGAACAGCCCGACTGAAGAGAAGCCCTGCAAGTGTGTGCAATGTGGGCTGTGCTTTTCCCAAACCTCGCAGCTGCTTAAACATCAGCAAATCCATACCGGAGGGAAACCTTATCAATTTCTGGAGTGTGGGAAATCTTTCCGTTACAAACAATTGTTTAGAAGACATGAGAAAATTCACAAAGCGCAGAGTCCTTATAAATGCCTAGAATGTGGGAAGTGTTTCACTCGGAGCTCATCTCTTTGCAAACATcataaaacacacacaaaggACGAAAACAAAATGTGCCTAGAATGTGGGAAATCTTTTTCCAGCAAATCATCCCGGCTGAAACATCAGAGAATTCACACTGGGGAAAAACCCTTTCAGTGCCCAAAATGTGGGAGATGTTTTGGCTATAAATCATGTCTAATCAGACATCAGAAAATTCACACCGGAGAAAGACCCCATCAATGCCCAGACTGTGGGAGATGTTTTATTCAGAAGGGACACCTAATTCGACATCAGAAACTTCACACTGGGGATAGACCCTATAAATGCCCAAAATGTGAGAAAAGATTTGCAGGTTCTTCTGAACTTAGGAAACACCAAAGAACGCACTGTGGAGAAAAACTATATAAATGTAATGATTGtgataaatgtttttcttttaaagaaactcTTTTTGAACATCAGAGTATCCATACAGGTGTGAAGGCCTATATGTGCATCGAGTGTGGAACATTTTTCCGTACAGTACGAAGCCTGAGAAGTCATGAGAACGTtcacagagggggaaaaaagttcaAATGTTTAGAATGTGGGAAAGCATTTGCTTATGGATCATCCCTTAGAATTCACTGGCAAACCCACACGGGTGAAAAATGCCACAAATGCTCAGTGTGTGAGAAATCTTTTAACCGTAAATATACACTTTGGAAGCATCAGAGAAGCCACTTAGAGAAGCAATATAAATGTCCAGAATGTGAGAAAACTTTCCGTAGCAGATATTATCTTAGAAAACACGAGATGATTCACAAAGGAGAGGAGCCTTCCAAGCCTGTGCAGAAAAATGAAAAGTGCCCAGAATGTGGGCGGTGTTTTGGCTACAAGTCACACCTAATTCGACATCAGAGACTTCACACTAAAGACAGACCCTATCAATGCTCAGAATGTGAGAAAACATTTGTGGAGGCTGCTGAACTTCGGAGACATCAGAAGGGGCACACAGGAGAGAGGCCCTATAAATGTggggagtgtgggaaaagttttctcACAGCAACACTGCTTCGGGTTCATCTGAgaatccacacgggggagaagccaTACCTATGTGTGGAGTGTGGGAAAGGTTTTTCCCAAAAACAACACCTTGGGAGGCATCATAAGATCCATTCACGAGTGAAGCCATAG
- the LOC116502513 gene encoding zinc finger protein 665-like: VLKPYKCGECRERFAKGSDLGAHQRIHQGKRPQESWKRWGRFPERRHFSRPQNSPTEEKPCKCVQCGLCFSQTSQLLKHQQIHTGGKPYQCLECGKSFRYKQLFRRHEKIHTAQSPYKCLECGKCFTRSSSLYQHNKTHTKDENKTCIECGKSFSSKSSRLKHQRIHTGEKPHKCQECGRCFGEKSTLIQHQRIHTGERPHQCPECGRCFGYKSRLITHQRVHTGERPHQCPDCGRCFGRKSHLIRHQKLHTGDRPYKCPECEKRFVGSSELRRHQRMHCGEKLYKCNDCDKCFSLKETLFQHQSIHTGVKPYMCIECGTFFRTIQCLRMHENVHRGEKKFKCLECGKAFGRSSYLRIHWQTHTGAKCHKCSVCGKSFGRKYTLRKHERIHKGEEPSKPHKCPECGRCFRYKSDLIPHQRRHTKDRPYQCSECEKTFVEAAELRRHQKGHTGESPYKCGECGKSFLTATLLRVHLRIHTGEKPYLCVECGKGFSQKQHLGRHQKIHSRMKP, translated from the coding sequence GTACTGAAGCCTTACAAATGCGGAGAGTGCAGGGAGCGTTTTGCTAAAGGCTCGGACCTTGGAGCCCATCAGCGAATCCACCAGGGAAAGAGACCTCAGGAGTCCTGGAAGCGCTGGGGAAGATTTCCTGAGAGACGGCATTTCTCTAGGCCTCAGAACAGCCCAACTGAAGAGAAGCCCTGCAAATGTGTGCAATGTGGGCTGTGCTTTTCCCAAACCTCGCAGCTGCTTAAACATCAGCAAATCCACACCGGAGGGAAACCTTatcaatgtctggagtgtgggaaATCTTTCCGTTATAAACAATTGTTTAGAAGACATGAGAAAATTCACACAGCGCAGAGTCCTTATAAATGCCTAGAATGTGGGAAGTGTTTCACTCGGAGCTCATCTCTTTACCAACataataaaacacacacaaaggACGAAAACAAAACATGCATAGAATGTGGGAAATCTTTTTCCAGCAAATCATCCCGGCTGAAACATCAGAGAATTCACACTGGGGAAAAACCCCACAAATGCCAAGAATGTGGGAGATGTTTTGGTGAAAAGTCAACTCTAATTCAACATCAGAGAATTCACACTGGGGAAAGACCCCATCAATGCCCTGAATGTGGGAGATGTTTTGGCTATAAATCACGTCTAATCACACATCAGAGAGTTCACACCGGAGAAAGACCCCATCAATGCCCAGACTGTGGGAGATGTTTTGGCAGAAAGTCTCACCTAATTCGACATCAGAAACTTCACACTGGGGATAGACCCTATAAATGCCCAGAATGTGAGAAAAGATTTGTGGGTTCTTCTGAACTTAGAAGACACCAAAGAATGCACTGTGGAGAAAAACTATATAAATGTAATGATTGTGATAAATGTTTTTCTCTTAAAGAAACTCTTTTTCAACATCAGAGTATCCATACAGGCGTGAAGCCCTATATGTGCATCGAGTGTGGAACATTTTTCCGTACAATACAATGCCTCAGAATGCATGAGAACGttcacagaggggaaaaaaagttcaaATGTTTAGAATGTGGGAAAGCATTTGGTCGTTCATCATATCTTAGAATTCACTGGCAAACCCACACGGGTGCGAAATGCCACAAGTGCTCAGTGTGTGGAAAATCTTTTGGTCGCAAATATACTCTTAGAAAACATGAGAGGATTCACAAAGGAGAGGAGCCTTCCAAACCCCACAAATGCCCAGAATGTGGGCGGTGTTTTCGCTACAAGTCAGACCTAATTCCACATCAGAGACGTCACACTAAAGACAGACCCTATCAATGCTCAGAATGTGAGAAAACATTTGTGGAGGCTGCTGAACTTCGAAGACATCAGAAGGGGCACACAGGAGAGAGCCCCTATAAATGTggggagtgtgggaaaagttttctcACAGCAACACTGCTTCGGGTCCATCTGAgaatccacacgggggagaagccaTACCTATGTGTGGAGTGTGGGAAAGGTTTTTCCCAAAAACAACACCTTGGGAGGCATCAAAAGATCCATTCACGAATGAAGCCATAG